A single genomic interval of Primulina huaijiensis isolate GDHJ02 chromosome 7, ASM1229523v2, whole genome shotgun sequence harbors:
- the LOC140980969 gene encoding uncharacterized protein isoform X2: MSGDMALRAKVCGFQNSLMGLSKTEVNLRRLLAATPQQQNQAKLLHYVATLREQLEQLGEERGPEGFPRVSKGQLREYSEKVEAIAAKLAEPESESSVEVPQLPSLKTDTLESPSKSEEESVYTPRGLRKRFVPLSEHRSHDTVEDNNSRSVKLDAAAQSHIEKQRILQENLTDEMVLLARQLKESGLVMSQSIQNTEKILDSTEKAVEHSLASTGHANIRAMEVYSQSLKTSCFTWLLIFAMTCIFIMVVLLIRIT; this comes from the exons TTTGTGGTTTTCAGAATTCTTTGATGGGTCTGAGCAAAACCGAAGTGAATTTAAGAAGGTTACTTGCAGCCACTCCACAACAACAAAATCAAGCAAAGCTGTTGCAT TATGTAGCCACTCTAAGAGAGCAATTGGAACAATTGGGAGAAGAAAGGGGTCCAGAAGGATTTCCAAG AGTTTCAAAAGGTCAATTAAGAGAATATTCAGAGAAAGTTGAAGCTATAGCAGCAAAGTTAGCGGAACCTGAG TCTGAGTCCAGTGTAGAGGTTCCTCAGCTGCCTTCTCTGAAGACTGATACTCTTGAATCCCCTTCTAAATCAGAGGAAGAGAGTGTTTACACTCCCAGAGGACTGAGGAAGAGATTTGT GCCCCTGTCAGAGCATAGGTCTCATGATACTGTTGAAGATAATAATTCAAGGTCGGTCAAATTGGATGCTGCAGCACAGAGTCATATTGAGAAACAGAG AATACTTCAAGAAAATTTGACCGATGAAATGGTTCTTTTGGCAAGGCAACTTAAAGAGAGTGGTCTTGTGATGAGTCAATCCATCCAAAACACGGAGAAG ATACTAGACTCAACAGAGAAAGCTGTTGAACACAGCCTAGCAAGCACTGGACATGCAAATATTCGGGCTATGGAGGTATACTCTCAGAGTTTGAAAACATCATGCTTCACGTGGCTACTGATTTTCGCAATGACATGTATTTTCATTATGGTTGTGTTACTTATTCGTATTACTTGA
- the LOC140980969 gene encoding uncharacterized protein isoform X1 — protein MGLSKTEVNLRRLLAATPQQQNQAKLLHYVATLREQLEQLGEERGPEGFPRVSKGQLREYSEKVEAIAAKLAEPESESSVEVPQLPSLKTDTLESPSKSEEESVYTPRGLRKRFVPLSEHRSHDTVEDNNSRSVKLDAAAQSHIEKQRILQENLTDEMVLLARQLKESGLVMSQSIQNTEKILDSTEKAVEHSLASTGHANIRAMEVYSQSLKTSCFTWLLIFAMTCIFIMVVLLIRIT, from the exons ATGGGTCTGAGCAAAACCGAAGTGAATTTAAGAAGGTTACTTGCAGCCACTCCACAACAACAAAATCAAGCAAAGCTGTTGCAT TATGTAGCCACTCTAAGAGAGCAATTGGAACAATTGGGAGAAGAAAGGGGTCCAGAAGGATTTCCAAG AGTTTCAAAAGGTCAATTAAGAGAATATTCAGAGAAAGTTGAAGCTATAGCAGCAAAGTTAGCGGAACCTGAG TCTGAGTCCAGTGTAGAGGTTCCTCAGCTGCCTTCTCTGAAGACTGATACTCTTGAATCCCCTTCTAAATCAGAGGAAGAGAGTGTTTACACTCCCAGAGGACTGAGGAAGAGATTTGT GCCCCTGTCAGAGCATAGGTCTCATGATACTGTTGAAGATAATAATTCAAGGTCGGTCAAATTGGATGCTGCAGCACAGAGTCATATTGAGAAACAGAG AATACTTCAAGAAAATTTGACCGATGAAATGGTTCTTTTGGCAAGGCAACTTAAAGAGAGTGGTCTTGTGATGAGTCAATCCATCCAAAACACGGAGAAG ATACTAGACTCAACAGAGAAAGCTGTTGAACACAGCCTAGCAAGCACTGGACATGCAAATATTCGGGCTATGGAGGTATACTCTCAGAGTTTGAAAACATCATGCTTCACGTGGCTACTGATTTTCGCAATGACATGTATTTTCATTATGGTTGTGTTACTTATTCGTATTACTTGA